GAGCCTATAGAGAAAAAGACACCGTGTGCAAGACCCGTCAAAATACGTGCAGTAATAAGAGTGGTGTAGTTGGGTGCTTGCCACGCCAGAACGTTACCAATGACAAAGAGAGACATTACTGAAAGCAATACTTTCTTTCTTGGCCAGTTACCTGTAAGTGCGGTCAATACTGGTGCGCCAATCGCCACGCCAAGAGCGTATAAGCTAACGAGCAAACCAGCGGATGGAAGTGATACGTTTAAATCTGCTGCCATTGTCGGGATTAAACCAACAATAACAAACTCAGTGGTGCCGATGGCAAACGCGCTGAGCGTAAGAGCAAAAAGTGCTAAAGGCATAATGTTATCTCGTGAGTGTTTCGATGGGAGGCATTATGTTGAAAAAGCCTTTTGCAAAAAACAGTGATTATCACAAATGACTTTTGCTATAGTTGCAATAATCTTGCTTGTGAGTATCGGCTATGAAGACACGCTCTGACGACTTAGAAATACTGATTGCGGTTGTGGATACGGGAGGCTTTTCTTCTGCCGCTGAAATGCTTGAAATTCAAGTGGCCAAAGTTTCTCGTGCGGTTACTCGTATAGAGAGTCAGCTGGGGATTACGATTCTAAATCGAACCACAAGAAGGGTAGAGCTGACCGAAGAGGGAAGACAGTTTGTTGATAAAGTGCGTTTGGGCCTTGCGACACTCAACAGCGCAGAAGAGGAAGTCGTATCGAGAGGCGAGTTGCCAAAAGGAAAGCTACGCGTTGATGCTGCCAGCCCATTCATCTTTCATCAGTTAATTCCTCTCATTAAAGGCTTCAAACAAAATTATCCGGATATTGAGCTCGAACTCACTTCAAACGAAGGCTTTGTGGATCTGTTAGAGAAAAAAACGGATATAGCAATCCGTATTGGTAAACTCACCGATTCAACATTGCACGCCCGCTCATTAGGTAAAAGTGAGTTGTTTATTGTTGCTTCCAAAGATTATCTTGCAACACGCGGTGTACCTACCTCGCGTGAAGAGATTGAGCAACATGACCTATTAGGTTTCTCAGGGGTAAAAGTATTGAATCACTGGCCCATTGATGGAGGAATGTCCATTCAACCTACATTCACTGCGAGTAATGGAGAAACCGTGCGTCAGATGACACTCAATGGCAATGGCATTTCTTGCTTGTCTGGTTTTATGGTGAAGAAAGATATTGAAGAAGGTCGACTGGTTGCCCTGTTTGAACAAAACAAAGCAACCAATACAGGGCGCGAACTTGTCAATGCCGTGTACTACAAGTCATCTAATCTAGCTCGCCGAATTACCGCGTTTATTGATTATATTCAGCCAAGATTAACCCTTTAGATTTTTGATTTTAGCTTCTCACTTTTGCTATTGATCGGTTAAATGGAATAATTGATGAGTTAGATGGAATAGAAGTAATACAGCTGCGACTTCATGCGCACGATGATCCCACGAATCACATCGAGAAAGTTCAAGAAACCAATCGGTTTATCACCACTGACCCAAGCCAGACCTACAGAGCCAACAGGAAGATCATAACCTTCGGTTTCTGCAATTTTTAAGCGCACAAAGTGGTGCTTGTTGTTGGCGTTTTGCCCTGTGGTACTGCGTACTTTCGAGTCCCAACCGAGAAGATTACTTTGCGATTCACCAGTGGCTTCGACAATGCCTTCGACTTCGGCCGCGAATACATGACCCGGGTAAACAGAAGACGCAAACTCTGCCGTGTTACCAGGCTGGATATTACGTATTGCCTGATGATTAACACGCATCAGTACGTATTTCTCATCAGTGTACATCTGAAGGCGCGGCATATTCGAGATACGCTGCCCTTCACGCAAGATAAAGTTGGTAACAAAACCATCGGCCGGTGCGTAAACTTTAGTACTTTTAAGATCCCATTGCGCTTGTGCGAGCTGCTGCTCACTCTTCTCAAGCTCTGCTTGGCGAGAGTTGACGGTGAGTTTGGACTTGTCGATAGCGAGCAGGGCTTTATCGGCCTCAATTTCAATCGTATCGAGTTGTGACTGAATGGCAGACACATTATGGGTAGCCACATCAACTAGGCTGCGCTGTTTGTCGAGATCGCTTTCAGGAATAGTATCTTTCACTACTCGGTTCTGTTCTAGGTAGCGCTCAAGCATGCTTGTTTGTAAATCTAAATCGACCTTAGCGCTGTTGAGCTGACTGATTGTGGTGGTCATGTTTTGTATCAGTGAGTGATGGTTAGCTTTAGCAATGCCGATATCTTCACTCGCTAGCGCCAAAGCCACTTTTGAAGCCTCGACTTCGCCTAAAGCTTGTTTGACCGCAATTTCATATTGGGTTGAGTCCACTTCATAAATGAGCTGGCCTTTTTCAATTTGTTGGTTCGGAGATATATGTATCGCCGTCACTTTGCCTTTTACGTTCAACGAATCTGGTCTTAATTGGATATGAGGGGATTGCACCAGCGAGCCACCTGACATATCCATCGGAGTGTAGTTAATTAAGCCCACCCAGACAAACATAAGCCAGCCAGTTCCCCCAAGATAAGCAAAGCCCTTAGTGTACTTGTTCCAAGGCATTCCTATTAAGCGCAATAGATAGATAAAGAGTGCCCATACCGCTAAACCTTCTAGCATGATTCACCTTCCTCTGTTTTGCATTCTGCTGACTGATTTTGGCTTGGCGTTGCTCGCCATGTGTCTCTTACTGAAATAATGGCCTTCTCGATATCGACGAAAGCGAGGATCACGGCCAGAACCCACACCCAATGCCAGATAAAACCGATCCAGGTGAGTATTGTAATAAGGCCAACCTGATTATGCTGTCGATGATGAGCTTTGCTGATAGGAAGCTCATGTACACGCCAAAAGCCGTACACGGCAGCGCCGACAGAAAGTATCAGCACCGAAAAAGCGACAACATGTAGTGCAGTGTCGGCACTGGTGCCGACAAAAGGAGTGGATATTAGGCTCATTGATAATCCCTAAGAAATTTGATGGAGAGATTTTGCGAAATAGTTTGTTACAGATGGCAGTTTGTGACAGATTTAATCAAAATGAATGAGGTTTTGATGAGATCTGCTATGGAGCGAGTTCGATTTATCCGATCTTTTGGGGCTGAAAACCTATATTTGAACTGTATCAAGCGTTATGGGCTTCAAGGTAGACAAATTTCTATACCAAACAGAGCGTTTGAAAACTCGATGTCGCTGATTCCTGTTAGTGAGCTGACGCTGATGTATCGAGAGTTAGAGATACAAACACAGGACTCAAACTACGTATTGCATTCAATGGCAGATATGCCTATCGACAAAGCGAAAATCATCAGTCGTTGGATTTTGTCTGCACAGGATCTTATCAGCTGCGTTAGGCGCTTTAACGGCGGCGTATCGTCGATTCACTCCGGGGCGATGCTGCAAGGCTCGCAAGTGGGTAATATCCTTAAATGGACTTATGACGTTAAGGGAATTCCTTCAGATATGAGGGTGCATGACAGTATCCGATTTGCAATTTTTATGGTCAAACTCATCCGTGAATATCTAGGAGCAGAATATCGCCCAATGCGTGTCCAGCTCTGTGGTATGCGAAAAGACACCAGCCTTTATAGCGCCTTTTTTGGTTGTGACGTCGAATGGAGCCATCACAGAACCGAAGTGTGGCTGAATAACGATCATCAAATTTATCAATTGAACCGGCCAATAAAGAGCAGTGCCTCTCTGGCGATGACCTACAGTGACCTAGATAGTTTGTTGGACATGCCAAATCCAGACGAAGAGATAAAAACCATTGCAGAGTTGATCAAATATGCGCGGTAT
This genomic interval from Vibrio agarivorans contains the following:
- a CDS encoding LysR family transcriptional regulator; this translates as MKTRSDDLEILIAVVDTGGFSSAAEMLEIQVAKVSRAVTRIESQLGITILNRTTRRVELTEEGRQFVDKVRLGLATLNSAEEEVVSRGELPKGKLRVDAASPFIFHQLIPLIKGFKQNYPDIELELTSNEGFVDLLEKKTDIAIRIGKLTDSTLHARSLGKSELFIVASKDYLATRGVPTSREEIEQHDLLGFSGVKVLNHWPIDGGMSIQPTFTASNGETVRQMTLNGNGISCLSGFMVKKDIEEGRLVALFEQNKATNTGRELVNAVYYKSSNLARRITAFIDYIQPRLTL
- a CDS encoding HlyD family secretion protein; the encoded protein is MLEGLAVWALFIYLLRLIGMPWNKYTKGFAYLGGTGWLMFVWVGLINYTPMDMSGGSLVQSPHIQLRPDSLNVKGKVTAIHISPNQQIEKGQLIYEVDSTQYEIAVKQALGEVEASKVALALASEDIGIAKANHHSLIQNMTTTISQLNSAKVDLDLQTSMLERYLEQNRVVKDTIPESDLDKQRSLVDVATHNVSAIQSQLDTIEIEADKALLAIDKSKLTVNSRQAELEKSEQQLAQAQWDLKSTKVYAPADGFVTNFILREGQRISNMPRLQMYTDEKYVLMRVNHQAIRNIQPGNTAEFASSVYPGHVFAAEVEGIVEATGESQSNLLGWDSKVRSTTGQNANNKHHFVRLKIAETEGYDLPVGSVGLAWVSGDKPIGFLNFLDVIRGIIVRMKSQLYYFYSI
- a CDS encoding DUF3302 domain-containing protein, whose amino-acid sequence is MSLISTPFVGTSADTALHVVAFSVLILSVGAAVYGFWRVHELPISKAHHRQHNQVGLITILTWIGFIWHWVWVLAVILAFVDIEKAIISVRDTWRATPSQNQSAECKTEEGESC
- a CDS encoding AraC family transcriptional regulator, with translation MRSAMERVRFIRSFGAENLYLNCIKRYGLQGRQISIPNRAFENSMSLIPVSELTLMYRELEIQTQDSNYVLHSMADMPIDKAKIISRWILSAQDLISCVRRFNGGVSSIHSGAMLQGSQVGNILKWTYDVKGIPSDMRVHDSIRFAIFMVKLIREYLGAEYRPMRVQLCGMRKDTSLYSAFFGCDVEWSHHRTEVWLNNDHQIYQLNRPIKSSASLAMTYSDLDSLLDMPNPDEEIKTIAELIKYARYYGFPTIDRVAGFMGLSSQQLQRKLNSLGGNFTVLSNYVFSHYAAEQLVKGVSPQQISESIGYSSVASFNRMFKKHRGVTPREYVQQRVL